A genomic region of Psychrobacter sp. M13 contains the following coding sequences:
- a CDS encoding RluA family pseudouridine synthase, whose amino-acid sequence MLYNDDTTTALNLQEAQQDARFFRDFAEQVTVYEDDDIWLIDKPAGLLSVDGKTLKVSLLARLERVNPQVKLIHRLDMDTSGLLIFAKNAAAQTHISKQFIERLPQKTYQARVFGEWEAVGTRGKISIPVRYEPTTKPRHVVDLDWHKNALTKYEILGFEDCAGQTVTRVALQPVTGRSHQLRVHMVHAGHVIIGDPIYAEDAALTIAPRLNLHAQQLRLKHPVLGAWMDWQSPCPF is encoded by the coding sequence ATGCTCTACAATGACGACACTACAACCGCTCTTAATCTACAAGAAGCTCAACAGGATGCTCGATTTTTTAGAGATTTTGCAGAGCAAGTGACTGTCTATGAAGATGATGATATTTGGCTGATTGATAAGCCAGCAGGTCTGCTTAGTGTCGATGGTAAGACGCTTAAAGTGAGCTTACTCGCTAGGCTTGAGCGCGTCAATCCACAGGTCAAATTGATTCATCGTTTGGATATGGATACCTCAGGGCTACTAATATTTGCCAAAAATGCTGCTGCGCAAACCCATATCAGTAAGCAATTTATTGAGCGCTTGCCGCAAAAAACTTATCAAGCGCGAGTATTCGGCGAGTGGGAAGCTGTCGGTACAAGAGGTAAAATATCTATCCCTGTACGCTACGAGCCTACGACTAAACCGCGTCATGTGGTAGATCTCGACTGGCATAAAAATGCGCTGACTAAATATGAAATACTAGGTTTTGAGGACTGTGCGGGGCAAACGGTGACTAGGGTTGCGCTGCAGCCAGTGACGGGTCGTAGCCATCAGCTGCGGGTGCATATGGTGCATGCCGGTCATGTGATCATTGGTGACCCTATCTATGCTGAGGATGCCGCCTTGACTATCGCACCAAGGCTGAACTTGCACGCGCAGCAATTGCGCCTTAAGCATCCTGTGCTGGGTGCTTGGATGGATTGGCAAAGTCCGTGTCCTTTTTGA
- the trxA gene encoding thioredoxin yields MSDLIVNTTDDNFDQDVLQADVPVLVDFWATWCGPCKSIAPILEDLASEYEGKVKIVKVDVDSNPQAASRFGIRNIPTLFVFKNGEKVDSVMGLQPKSELAKVLDKHI; encoded by the coding sequence ATGTCAGATCTTATCGTAAATACTACTGATGACAACTTTGATCAAGATGTCTTGCAAGCAGATGTTCCTGTTTTGGTTGATTTTTGGGCAACGTGGTGTGGCCCATGTAAATCTATTGCGCCTATCTTAGAAGATTTAGCGAGCGAGTACGAAGGTAAAGTCAAAATCGTCAAAGTCGATGTCGATAGCAACCCACAAGCGGCGAGCCGTTTTGGTATTCGTAACATTCCTACTTTGTTTGTCTTCAAAAACGGCGAAAAAGTAGATTCTGTTATGGGTCTACAACCAAAGTCTGAGCTGGCTAAAGTATTAGACAAACATATTTAA
- the rho gene encoding transcription termination factor Rho, whose product MNLTELKKKSIAELLTIAKEMGLDNMARSRKQDIIFAILKTHARNGEAIYGDGVLEVLPDGFGFLRSSEGSYLAGPDDIYVSPSQIRRFSLKTGDSIAGTIRPPKDSERYFALLKVGEINFDTPDRSRHKLIFENLTPLFPTEHLKLESGNGTSEDLTGRIIDLIAPIGKGQRSIIVAPPKAGKTVLLQTIAQAITRNNPECYLIVLLIDERPEEVTEMVRTVRGEVVASTFDEPPQRHVQVAEMVIEKAKRLVEHKQDVVILLDSITRLARAYNTVIPSSGKVLTGGLDANALERPKRFFGAARNIEEGGSLTIIASALIDTGSKMDSVIFEEFKGTGNQEITLERDLAEKRVFPAINIKRSGTRREERLLSEDKLRKVWILRKLLQPMDGVQATEFLLDRLKEAKTNDEFFEQMKRKSQN is encoded by the coding sequence ATGAATTTAACTGAATTAAAGAAAAAATCAATCGCTGAGCTATTGACCATTGCCAAAGAGATGGGTCTTGACAATATGGCGCGTAGCCGTAAGCAAGACATCATATTTGCTATTCTAAAAACTCACGCCCGTAACGGTGAAGCCATTTATGGTGATGGCGTATTAGAAGTACTCCCTGATGGCTTTGGCTTTTTGCGCTCATCTGAAGGCTCATATTTGGCAGGTCCTGATGATATCTATGTCAGCCCAAGTCAGATTCGCCGTTTTAGTCTTAAGACAGGTGATAGCATCGCGGGCACTATTCGCCCGCCAAAAGATTCTGAGCGTTATTTTGCGCTGCTCAAAGTGGGTGAGATCAACTTTGATACTCCAGATCGCTCGCGTCACAAGCTTATCTTTGAGAATTTGACCCCATTATTTCCCACTGAGCATCTTAAGCTTGAATCTGGTAACGGTACTAGTGAAGATCTAACCGGTCGAATCATTGATTTAATCGCACCTATCGGTAAAGGTCAGCGCTCGATCATTGTTGCGCCGCCTAAAGCGGGTAAGACCGTCCTCTTGCAGACCATCGCTCAAGCCATTACCCGCAACAACCCTGAGTGTTATTTGATCGTGCTCTTGATTGATGAGCGCCCAGAAGAAGTTACTGAGATGGTGCGTACCGTTCGTGGTGAAGTCGTCGCTTCAACGTTTGATGAGCCGCCGCAGCGCCATGTACAAGTCGCTGAAATGGTCATTGAAAAGGCCAAACGTCTTGTTGAGCATAAGCAAGATGTGGTTATTTTGCTCGACTCTATTACTCGTCTGGCTCGTGCTTATAACACGGTCATCCCATCATCAGGCAAAGTACTGACAGGTGGTCTTGACGCCAATGCGCTTGAGCGGCCAAAACGCTTTTTTGGTGCCGCACGTAACATTGAGGAAGGGGGCAGCCTGACGATTATTGCCAGCGCTCTGATTGATACGGGTAGTAAGATGGATAGCGTAATCTTTGAAGAGTTCAAAGGCACAGGGAACCAAGAGATTACTCTTGAGCGTGATTTGGCAGAAAAGCGCGTTTTCCCGGCGATCAATATCAAGCGATCAGGTACTCGTCGCGAAGAGCGTTTGCTCAGTGAAGACAAGTTACGTAAAGTCTGGATCCTGCGCAAGCTATTGCAGCCGATGGATGGTGTACAAGCGACTGAATTCTTATTAGATCGTCTAAAAGAGGCGAAAACAAATGATGAGTTCTTTGAGCAAATGAAGCGCAAATCACAGAACTAA
- a CDS encoding neutral zinc metallopeptidase yields the protein MKWQGRRGSSNVRTSRGGGKMIGGGIGGIIIAGILWLVFGINPMTALQTGQVVAGGGSNTSTEPATSDDRDTQFVKVVLADTEAVWGQIFQEGGQTYKEPELILFDGQVNSACGSATSATGPFYCPGDQTVYLDTSFFVEMRRNLGISGDQQGSGDQENSGKAGDFAQAYVISHEVGHHVQTLLGISQQVAEASRQVTRAQANKLSVLQELQADCFAGVWANRNQERVQFLEAGDIDEAINAAGQIGDDRLAQAGGGAVVPDNFTHGTSQQRVQWFSRGLDSGDIQSCDTFSGAL from the coding sequence ATGAAATGGCAAGGTAGAAGGGGTAGCTCTAACGTTCGCACCAGTCGTGGTGGCGGTAAGATGATAGGTGGTGGTATCGGTGGCATTATCATTGCAGGCATTCTGTGGCTAGTATTTGGCATCAACCCGATGACAGCGCTACAGACAGGGCAAGTCGTTGCTGGTGGCGGTAGTAACACTTCCACTGAGCCTGCAACTAGCGATGATCGTGATACGCAGTTCGTAAAAGTAGTATTGGCTGATACCGAAGCGGTATGGGGTCAAATATTTCAAGAGGGTGGGCAGACTTATAAAGAGCCTGAACTGATCTTGTTTGATGGTCAAGTCAATTCAGCTTGTGGCAGTGCAACCTCTGCAACAGGACCCTTTTATTGTCCTGGTGATCAAACCGTTTATCTTGATACTTCCTTTTTTGTAGAGATGCGTCGCAACTTGGGCATTAGTGGTGATCAGCAAGGCTCAGGCGATCAAGAAAATAGCGGTAAAGCAGGGGATTTTGCGCAGGCTTATGTGATCTCGCACGAAGTCGGTCATCATGTACAGACTTTACTAGGTATTAGTCAGCAGGTGGCTGAAGCTAGTCGGCAAGTGACTCGTGCGCAAGCGAATAAGCTATCGGTATTGCAAGAGCTACAAGCAGATTGTTTTGCTGGGGTTTGGGCGAATCGTAATCAGGAGCGAGTGCAGTTCTTGGAAGCAGGGGATATCGATGAAGCTATTAATGCGGCAGGTCAAATCGGTGATGATCGTCTAGCGCAAGCGGGTGGCGGAGCAGTTGTGCCTGACAATTTCACTCATGGCACCAGTCAGCAACGGGTGCAGTGGTTTAGCCGAGGGCTTGATAGCGGTGATATTCAATCCTGTGATACGTTTAGTGGTGCGCTGTAG
- a CDS encoding BLUF domain-containing protein, whose translation MSQNNIDAHILISMTYASRANSDVSAEDFNEILKQAQENNAANGITGMLTFNKDYFLQTIEGPRAQINRLLYGLIADQRHYDLQLLETREIKHREWAKWSMNYASPTEQNAAVYLKYSTTVNFNPYLLNAESANNLMRELSSI comes from the coding sequence ATGAGCCAAAATAATATCGATGCCCATATCTTAATAAGTATGACTTACGCCAGTCGCGCAAACTCCGATGTATCTGCCGAAGACTTTAATGAAATCCTCAAACAAGCTCAAGAAAATAATGCTGCCAATGGTATAACGGGCATGCTTACTTTCAATAAAGATTATTTTTTGCAGACTATTGAGGGGCCAAGAGCACAGATCAATAGATTGCTGTATGGACTGATTGCTGATCAGCGCCATTATGATTTACAGCTACTAGAAACCCGCGAGATAAAACATCGTGAATGGGCAAAATGGTCAATGAACTATGCCTCGCCAACCGAGCAAAATGCTGCCGTTTATCTCAAATATTCGACCACAGTCAATTTTAACCCGTACCTATTGAATGCTGAATCAGCAAATAATCTAATGCGTGAGTTAAGTTCGATATAG
- a CDS encoding integration host factor subunit alpha, translating into MSTLTKSDMIEHLMSRLNITRQEGRCLVENFFEELSESLIKGKEVKLSGFGNFELKDKNSRPGRNPKTGEAVAVSARRVVTFKTGQKFRQKVDERLLDE; encoded by the coding sequence GTGAGCACTTTAACCAAATCCGATATGATCGAGCATTTGATGAGCCGTCTGAACATCACTCGTCAAGAAGGACGTTGCTTGGTAGAGAATTTTTTTGAGGAATTATCAGAGAGTTTAATCAAAGGTAAAGAGGTCAAGCTTTCGGGTTTTGGTAACTTTGAGCTCAAGGACAAAAACAGTCGTCCAGGTCGCAATCCTAAAACGGGCGAAGCGGTTGCAGTATCCGCTCGTCGCGTGGTTACTTTTAAGACAGGACAAAAATTCCGTCAAAAGGTAGACGAGCGTTTGCTTGATGAGTAG
- the pheT gene encoding phenylalanine--tRNA ligase subunit beta: MKISEQWLRQWVNPTNTSEALAEQLTMAGLEIDDRYAVARAFNGVVVGEVISVEQHPDADKLRVTQVNVGGDELLQIVCGAPNVAVGMKAPVATIGAVLPTSDGSNGKAGFHIKASELRGVASNGMLCGASEIDLVDDIDGLLALPSDAPVGTDIREYLGLDNQILDISITPNRGDCFSVRGIAREIAVTNSMTMQPPEITMANDDAANSSFATPTVVIDAIEQCPRYLLQAISDIDRSIATPKWLADRLVQSGLRSHNFLVDVTNYVLMELGQPLHAFDADTIKGSIIVRLAESQESLTLLNDQTVTLNGDELVIADDEGVLALAGIMGGKRSSVTDSTTNIVLESAFFSPLAIAARARRFGLHTDASQRFERGVDFELPALALARATDLITTIAAGKAGKIVTVEQLDQLPARKAIILPITKVAEVLGIEIAVDTMVRILTQLGFAVAQQDNTLICTPPSYRFDMSISEDLIEELARIYGYDNIPSVLPHLQVSMNYDDTADLTHEMKLALVDIGYMEAISFSFSDAKLEAMIDDEALGAVLPLANPISSDLAVMRRTLLSSLLPCVQYNLNRQQSRIRFFETGLSFVGQNISELVQTPSIALVAVGNVWDEQAYQNRATDFYDLKHDIEQLLPVQTDSARIRYERSDLDFLHPGQGAKLYIDDHYIGWLGQLHPNTAKQLDLPVTWVAQLALAPLLALAREQQLIATPSKFPQVRRDIAILVNSDISVQALQATIRSVAGELLKDMWLFDVYQGDKVPEGQRSLAFALTWQDPTQTLSDESIKAATDKVVTALSSKHNAQLRDS, translated from the coding sequence ATGAAAATTAGCGAACAGTGGCTACGTCAATGGGTGAACCCCACGAATACTAGCGAAGCGTTGGCCGAACAATTAACGATGGCAGGACTAGAGATTGATGATCGTTATGCGGTTGCTCGTGCCTTTAACGGCGTTGTCGTCGGTGAAGTCATCAGCGTCGAGCAACACCCTGATGCTGATAAGCTGAGAGTAACGCAAGTGAATGTTGGAGGAGATGAGCTTCTTCAAATCGTTTGTGGTGCTCCAAATGTAGCGGTTGGTATGAAAGCGCCTGTCGCCACTATCGGTGCAGTATTGCCTACCAGCGATGGCAGTAATGGTAAAGCGGGTTTTCATATCAAAGCCAGCGAGCTGCGCGGCGTCGCCTCAAATGGTATGCTTTGCGGCGCCTCTGAGATTGACCTAGTAGACGATATTGATGGTCTATTAGCACTGCCTAGCGACGCTCCTGTTGGTACCGATATCCGCGAGTATTTAGGCTTAGATAACCAAATACTTGATATCTCAATCACCCCTAATCGCGGTGATTGCTTTAGCGTCCGTGGTATCGCGCGTGAGATTGCAGTCACCAATAGTATGACTATGCAGCCACCAGAGATTACTATGGCCAATGATGATGCCGCTAATAGTAGCTTTGCTACACCTACTGTCGTTATTGATGCTATAGAGCAATGCCCACGCTACTTATTGCAGGCTATTAGCGATATCGATCGTAGTATAGCTACCCCAAAATGGCTGGCGGATAGACTAGTGCAGTCGGGCCTACGTAGCCATAATTTTTTAGTCGATGTGACCAACTATGTGCTGATGGAATTGGGTCAGCCCTTGCATGCTTTTGATGCCGATACGATCAAAGGTAGCATAATAGTGCGTTTGGCTGAGTCTCAAGAGAGCCTTACCTTACTCAATGATCAGACTGTGACCTTAAATGGTGATGAGCTGGTGATTGCTGATGATGAAGGGGTGTTGGCACTAGCAGGTATCATGGGTGGCAAACGCAGTAGTGTCACTGATAGCACGACTAATATTGTGCTTGAGAGCGCTTTTTTTAGTCCGCTTGCTATCGCCGCACGCGCGCGCCGCTTTGGTCTGCATACCGATGCCTCGCAGCGTTTTGAGCGTGGGGTTGACTTTGAGTTGCCAGCTTTAGCGCTAGCACGCGCTACTGATTTAATTACAACTATTGCAGCTGGTAAAGCTGGCAAAATTGTAACAGTTGAGCAACTCGATCAGTTGCCTGCGCGCAAGGCTATTATCTTACCTATTACCAAAGTAGCAGAGGTGCTAGGTATTGAGATTGCAGTAGATACTATGGTGCGTATCTTGACGCAATTAGGATTTGCAGTGGCGCAGCAAGATAATACGCTGATCTGCACGCCGCCATCGTATCGTTTTGATATGAGTATAAGCGAAGATCTAATCGAAGAGTTGGCGCGTATCTATGGCTATGACAATATACCTAGCGTGCTACCTCATCTACAAGTCAGTATGAACTATGACGATACGGCAGATTTGACCCATGAGATGAAATTGGCGTTAGTCGATATTGGTTATATGGAAGCGATTAGCTTTAGTTTTAGCGATGCTAAATTAGAAGCTATGATAGATGATGAAGCGTTAGGGGCAGTATTACCACTCGCTAATCCGATCTCCAGTGATCTAGCGGTGATGCGTCGTACGCTTTTATCAAGCTTGCTACCTTGTGTGCAATATAACCTTAATCGTCAGCAGTCTCGTATTCGATTCTTTGAGACGGGTTTAAGCTTTGTTGGGCAAAACATCAGCGAGTTAGTGCAGACGCCTAGTATCGCTCTGGTTGCTGTTGGCAATGTTTGGGATGAGCAAGCTTATCAAAACCGTGCTACCGACTTCTATGATCTAAAACACGATATTGAGCAGCTGCTACCAGTGCAGACAGATAGCGCTCGCATCCGCTATGAGCGTAGTGATTTAGACTTTTTACACCCAGGGCAGGGCGCGAAGCTCTACATAGATGATCATTATATTGGCTGGCTTGGGCAGCTACACCCTAATACCGCAAAGCAGCTGGATCTACCAGTGACTTGGGTAGCACAATTGGCCTTAGCACCATTATTGGCGTTGGCACGCGAACAGCAGCTGATTGCGACGCCGAGCAAATTCCCACAGGTTCGCCGTGATATCGCAATCTTAGTCAATAGTGATATTAGTGTGCAAGCCTTGCAAGCTACGATACGTAGCGTGGCAGGCGAACTACTAAAAGATATGTGGCTGTTTGATGTATATCAGGGCGACAAGGTACCAGAAGGCCAACGTTCATTAGCCTTTGCTTTAACGTGGCAGGACCCTACGCAAACTTTATCTGATGAATCAATCAAAGCCGCTACTGATAAAGTAGTGACAGCTTTAAGCTCAAAACATAATGCACAATTGCGCGATAGCTAA
- the pheS gene encoding phenylalanine--tRNA ligase subunit alpha codes for MTTPAATDLSALPTLPLELNQLTEAQLIEFASHAQMLINQADDVPALQELRVQFTGKKSLLTGFSKQMGKLGADDKKTYGGWLHGARTSIQEALTEQQQQVETQALNAKLASESIDITLPARGSAKGHLHPVTMITQRMQQFFVQAGFNVATGPEVESDYYNFEALNIPSHHPARAMHDTFYFDAHYLLRTHTSPVQIRTMEQSAPPIRIICPGRVYRNDSDQTHSPMFHQLEGLMVTESSTFAELKGLISEFLEAFFAKELTVRFRPSFFPFTEPSAEVDILDDNGKWLEVMGCGMVHPQVLTNCGIDAEKYTGFAFGMGIERFAMLYYGIDDLRLFFQNDVRFLKQFG; via the coding sequence ATGACTACCCCTGCTGCTACCGATTTGTCGGCGTTACCGACTCTACCATTAGAGCTCAATCAGCTGACTGAAGCTCAGCTAATCGAGTTTGCAAGTCACGCCCAAATGCTTATCAATCAAGCAGATGATGTGCCCGCATTACAAGAGCTGCGTGTGCAGTTTACGGGTAAAAAGAGCCTATTAACGGGCTTCTCAAAGCAGATGGGTAAGCTTGGCGCTGACGACAAAAAGACTTATGGCGGTTGGTTGCACGGGGCCCGCACTAGTATCCAAGAAGCATTGACTGAGCAGCAGCAACAGGTAGAGACTCAAGCGCTAAACGCTAAGCTTGCCAGCGAGAGCATTGATATTACCTTGCCAGCTCGCGGTAGTGCGAAAGGTCATTTGCATCCTGTCACTATGATCACTCAGCGTATGCAGCAGTTTTTTGTACAGGCGGGTTTTAACGTAGCGACAGGTCCTGAGGTTGAGAGCGACTATTATAATTTTGAAGCACTAAATATTCCCTCGCATCATCCTGCGCGCGCGATGCACGATACTTTTTATTTTGATGCGCATTATCTACTACGTACGCACACCAGTCCTGTACAGATACGGACTATGGAGCAAAGCGCTCCGCCGATTCGCATTATCTGCCCAGGTCGCGTGTATCGTAATGATTCAGACCAGACTCATTCGCCAATGTTTCATCAGTTAGAAGGCTTGATGGTAACCGAGTCGAGCACCTTTGCTGAATTAAAAGGTTTGATTAGTGAATTTCTAGAAGCGTTCTTCGCCAAAGAGTTGACCGTTCGTTTCCGTCCGTCTTTCTTCCCATTTACTGAGCCATCCGCTGAGGTTGATATCTTAGATGACAATGGTAAGTGGTTAGAGGTGATGGGCTGCGGCATGGTGCACCCACAAGTGCTAACCAACTGTGGTATCGATGCTGAAAAATATACTGGATTCGCTTTTGGTATGGGTATTGAGCGCTTTGCGATGCTGTATTACGGTATAGATGACTTGCGTTTATTCTTCCAAAATGACGTACGATTTTTAAAGCAGTTTGGCTAG
- the rplT gene encoding 50S ribosomal protein L20 yields the protein MARVKRGVQANRRHKKILKRAKGYYGARSRVYRVAVQAVTKAGQYAYRDRRNKKRTFRRLWIARINAGARLNGLSYSRFINGMKLANIDIDRRVLADIAMHDAATFTALVEKAKAELA from the coding sequence ATGGCCCGTGTAAAACGTGGTGTACAGGCAAATCGCCGTCACAAAAAAATCTTAAAACGCGCTAAAGGTTATTATGGTGCTCGCTCACGTGTTTATCGCGTAGCAGTACAGGCAGTTACTAAAGCTGGTCAATATGCTTATCGTGACCGTCGCAACAAAAAACGTACTTTCCGTCGTCTTTGGATTGCACGTATCAATGCTGGTGCACGCTTAAACGGTTTAAGCTATAGCCGCTTTATCAATGGCATGAAATTGGCTAACATCGATATCGATCGTCGCGTACTTGCTGACATCGCTATGCATGATGCAGCGACTTTCACTGCACTCGTTGAAAAAGCAAAAGCGGAACTGGCATAA
- the rpmI gene encoding 50S ribosomal protein L35 translates to MKNKMKTRSGAAKRFKKTANGFKRKQAFKSHILTKKSAKRIRQLRGLKMVDKSDEAAVRRMCPYI, encoded by the coding sequence ATGAAAAATAAGATGAAAACTAGAAGCGGTGCAGCTAAACGCTTCAAAAAAACAGCAAATGGCTTCAAGCGTAAGCAAGCATTTAAGAGCCACATTTTGACCAAGAAATCAGCTAAGCGTATTCGCCAGTTGCGTGGTCTTAAGATGGTGGACAAGTCTGACGAAGCAGCAGTTCGTCGTATGTGCCCATACATCTAA
- the hisIE gene encoding bifunctional phosphoribosyl-AMP cyclohydrolase/phosphoribosyl-ATP diphosphatase HisIE — protein MTSSILATPDWLTTITFNQDGLIPAIAQDHASGRILMMAWMNAEALQLTAQTQTAVYYSRSRAKLWHKGETSGHTQQVHDIRLDCDADVIVLSVTQIGGIACHTGRESCFYQRLDLSGSTPKWQTVDAVLKDPSDIYGSKDDADDNKSTIGQSVDNKTVDDKTKALINRSVLQQLDTVLAERKQADSDSSYVASLYAKGLNKILEKVGEEATESIIAAKDFAHSNEQADKADYDAARDELIYEVADVWFHTLVSLAWFDIESDAVLNELGRRFGLSGIDEKAAR, from the coding sequence ATGACTTCCTCTATTCTCGCTACTCCTGATTGGCTCACTACTATCACTTTTAATCAAGACGGTTTAATTCCTGCCATTGCCCAAGATCACGCGTCAGGGCGCATTCTGATGATGGCATGGATGAATGCCGAGGCACTACAATTGACCGCGCAGACTCAGACTGCTGTTTATTATTCACGCTCGCGAGCTAAGCTTTGGCATAAGGGAGAGACCTCTGGACACACACAACAAGTTCATGATATTCGCTTAGACTGCGACGCTGATGTGATCGTGCTTAGCGTGACTCAAATAGGTGGTATCGCCTGTCATACGGGTCGTGAGTCCTGTTTTTATCAGCGCCTAGATCTATCAGGGTCTACGCCAAAATGGCAAACGGTTGATGCGGTCTTAAAAGATCCCAGCGACATTTATGGTAGTAAGGATGATGCCGACGATAATAAAAGCACTATTGGACAATCTGTAGATAATAAAACGGTAGATGATAAAACCAAAGCGCTTATCAATCGCTCAGTCCTTCAACAGCTCGATACCGTTTTGGCTGAACGCAAACAAGCCGATAGCGATAGCTCTTATGTGGCCAGTCTCTATGCTAAAGGTCTCAATAAAATCCTAGAAAAAGTAGGCGAGGAAGCGACGGAAAGTATTATTGCCGCCAAGGACTTTGCACATAGCAATGAGCAAGCCGATAAAGCTGACTATGATGCCGCGCGTGATGAGCTTATCTATGAAGTCGCGGACGTCTGGTTTCATACTCTAGTGAGCTTAGCTTGGTTCGATATCGAATCTGATGCAGTATTGAATGAGTTAGGACGCCGTTTTGGTCTCTCAGGTATTGATGAAAAAGCGGCTCGCTAA
- the tatA gene encoding Sec-independent protein translocase subunit TatA: MGSFSITHWLILLVVVVVVFGTSKLKNAGKDLGGAVKGFKEAVKDEEVEHAKKHRVLDHDAGIPTDPHATPAHTTDDIEISPAPTDDQHRV; encoded by the coding sequence ATGGGTAGTTTCTCCATTACACATTGGTTAATTCTGTTAGTCGTCGTCGTTGTAGTCTTTGGCACCTCTAAACTGAAAAATGCTGGCAAAGATCTGGGCGGCGCGGTAAAAGGCTTTAAAGAAGCGGTAAAAGATGAAGAGGTTGAACACGCCAAAAAACACCGTGTCCTCGATCATGATGCTGGCATACCTACTGACCCTCACGCTACGCCTGCTCATACCACTGATGATATCGAAATCAGCCCTGCGCCTACTGATGATCAGCACAGAGTGTAA
- the tatB gene encoding Sec-independent protein translocase protein TatB: protein MFDIGFSEIFLFGVIALIVLGPEKLPQAARTAGQWYAKLRRTVTTIQSEIEAELDLAETRQQMQDELASIRKTRSDMANEMAQMRGSLKSFENSQNDSIKADQFTTLNKEQQNSPAEFSYAYDSDAPDDLEKTSESLLSGSQANDQADNQANDQTATKDSHQNENKINGQTVVIDKPPLMTRPWENMWFRLGAYDQVRRLPAAPYLPNYKADILLYTNDTADSTRSKTTLETQQAEK, encoded by the coding sequence ATGTTTGATATTGGCTTTTCTGAGATTTTCTTATTCGGTGTTATTGCCTTGATTGTCTTGGGCCCTGAGAAATTGCCACAAGCAGCGCGTACTGCTGGGCAATGGTATGCCAAATTGCGTCGTACTGTTACGACGATTCAGTCTGAGATAGAAGCTGAATTGGATCTAGCCGAGACTAGGCAGCAGATGCAAGATGAGTTGGCCAGTATTCGCAAGACTCGATCCGATATGGCTAATGAGATGGCCCAAATGCGTGGCAGTCTCAAGTCTTTTGAAAACTCGCAAAACGATAGTATTAAAGCGGATCAGTTTACTACGCTGAATAAAGAGCAGCAAAACTCGCCTGCAGAATTCTCCTATGCTTATGATAGCGATGCTCCTGATGACCTAGAGAAGACATCAGAGTCGTTACTGTCTGGCAGTCAAGCAAATGATCAGGCTGACAATCAAGCTAATGATCAAACTGCTACAAAAGACAGCCATCAAAATGAAAATAAAATTAATGGCCAAACTGTCGTTATCGATAAACCACCACTAATGACACGTCCTTGGGAGAACATGTGGTTTCGACTAGGCGCTTATGATCAAGTACGTCGTCTGCCAGCAGCGCCCTATTTACCCAACTATAAAGCGGATATACTGTTGTACACTAATGATACTGCCGATAGCACTCGTAGCAAGACTACTTTAGAGACACAGCAGGCTGAGAAATGA